One Algibacter sp. L3A6 genomic region harbors:
- a CDS encoding putative quinol monooxygenase, whose product MLVRIVKMVFYRQNVDVFLESFENNKTRIRASNGCTFLELYRDKNDPNILFTYSYWDSDAQLQEYRQSKEFKALWKTLKPLFSSRPEAWSLDRLETLD is encoded by the coding sequence ATGTTAGTTAGAATTGTTAAAATGGTTTTTTACAGACAGAATGTCGACGTTTTTTTAGAAAGTTTTGAAAATAATAAAACTAGAATCAGAGCTTCTAACGGTTGTACTTTTTTAGAATTGTATCGCGATAAAAACGACCCGAATATACTTTTCACCTACAGTTACTGGGATAGTGACGCCCAATTGCAAGAATACAGACAATCTAAAGAGTTTAAAGCACTTTGGAAAACATTAAAGCCACTTTTTAGTTCTAGACCAGAGGCTTGGAGTTTGGATAGGTTAGAGACTTTAGATTAA